In the Streptomyces fradiae ATCC 10745 = DSM 40063 genome, CGGCGATGCGCGACGCCTTCCACCAGGCTGCGCTGCGCTTCCTGGCCGACCCGGCGGAGCTGCCGGAGCGGCTCGCGGTCCTGGAGGAGCTGCGGGTCCGGCACCGGGGGGCGGCGTGGCTCCCGGCGGTGTGCGGCGAGAGCTGACGGGGTGTGCGAGCGCCGACGGGGCGCCCGCACAAGGCGGCGACGGCCACGGACGGAGCCGCGGCACATCCCCCGGCCCCTCCCTTCCTCCCCTACCGGGTGCGCAGGGCGCGGCGGAGGGCCTCGGCGGCGAGTTCCACGGCGGCGTCGCGGGTGGCGCGGGCGAGCAGGGCGGGATGGATGGGCCCGCCCTGGGCGAGGTGCCGGTCGTAGGGCAGGGGCAGCACGGTGACGCCCGGCTCCCGCAGGTGCGCGACGGCGGTCCTGAGGTCCAGGGTCATGTCGGGGGCGTTGGAGGTGAGGACGACGACCGTGCTGTCGATCGCGCGGCGCCCCGGCAGCGCGCCGAGCCAGTCGAGCACCACGCGGGTGCCGCCCACGCCCTCGGCGGTGCGCGGCGCGACGATGACCCGCGCGTGCGCGGTGTCCATCGCCGTGCGGGCGACCTCGCCGGGCAGGGTCTCGCAGTCGACCACGGTCACCGCGAAGTGGCGGCGCAGCGCCAGCGACACGGTCCGGTACGTGGGCACGTCCAGCGGCGGCCCGACCCGGCCCTGGCCGGCCGGGAGCAGCCAGCCGCCGTCGGTGACGGGGACCAGGTAGCCGGTGATGTCGTTCAGGTCCATGCGGGGCGTCAGGATCCGCGCCAGCTCACCGCACGACCACCGCACGGACGGGGCGCCCATCCGCACGGCGAGGGTGCCGAGCGCCGCGTCGGCCTCCAGGGTGAGCACCGGGTCCGGGCGGTGGTGGGTGAACGTACGGCCTAGCAGCGCGGCGACCGTCGACTTGCCGACCCCGCCGCGGATGGACGTCACGGCGACGACCCGCCCGCTGGGCACGGGCAGCCGCACCTCCTGGCCGCCGCGTCCCTGCTCCCCGCCCTCCTTGGTGCCGGGCGAGGCGAGCCCGCGCAGGGACTGCCCGACGCGCCGGACGGCGGAGTCGCCGTGCTGGGGCCGCCCGAGGGCGGAGGCGAGCCGCGCGTCGACGGTCGGCACGGACTCGGGCGCGGGCAGCGGCACGTACGGCCTGCGCATCAGATGGTCGCCGTGAGTCATGCCGTACTCCTAAGCGCGGGGGCGAGGACGCCGGTGGCGAGCGGAAACAGTACGAGACCCCCCACCGACTCCACCAGGCCACCACCCCCGGACGGCGCAGAGCCACCACCCCCGGACGGCACCGGACCACCGGGCCCGGACGGCACCGGACCACCGCCCCCGCTCCTCGCGCCCGCGGCGCCGGCCCCCACTCCACTCACGCGTTCGAACCTACCACCGGCCCCGTCGCGCAACGGGCCCGAAGGCCCCACCCCTCCGCACCCCGCCACCCACAACTCCCCCCACCCGCAACGAATCCGCCCCCCGCCCCGGCGGCTCGGCGCGCCCGCCCCCGACTCCCAGATCCCTGCCGCCCCGCGAGTTGCGCAAGACCGCGCACGCCCAAGCCCACGGACGCACCCGCACCCCACGCCTACGCGTCAGGGCCCCGAGGGGATTCCCCAGGCGGCCTGTGAGGCGAATACCCCGGCACCTGAACCCCTCGTGCACCTCCTGCCCCCGCCGCACACGGCAGAATGGGCCCGGTGAGCGACGAAGACGTGGACCTGGCCGAAGTCCTGGGAACCCAGGAGTCCGCATGGCTGGAGTTCAAGCGCAGCCCCAAGCGCGAGGGCAGGCGCGGAGACGCCATCGCCAACGCGGTGTGCGCCATGGCGAACGACCTGCGCGGTCGCGGCGGGGGCGACATCCTGGTGGGGGTGGACGACCAGGGCATGCCCGTCGACGACGTCGACGTCAGCGATCAGGCGCTGCTGCAGCTCACCGAGATCCGGGACTCAGGCCTCATCCTCGACCGTCCCTCCCTCACCGTCGAGCGGTCCCTCTACCGGGGCAAGCCCGTCATCCGGATCCGCGTGGCCGCGTCCGCCACCCCTCCGGTGCGGTACGACGGTGTCGTCTGGGTCCGCCCGGGCCCCACCACCCGGAAGGCCAACCGGGAGGACGAACGGGTCCTCACGGAGCGTCGACGAGCCCGGGACGTGCCCTTCGACACGCGCCCTCTGGAGCGCGCCCGCATCGAGGATCTGGACCTGGATGTGTTCCGGCACTCCTACCTGCCGTCGATGGTCGCCCCCGACGTCATCGAGGAGAACGGCCGCCCCATCGGGCTGCAGCTCTCCTCTCTCCACCTCGCCACCCCCGGCGGAACGCCGACCACGCTCGGCGTACTCGCCGTCGGACTGGACCCGAGCAGCCAGGTCCCCGGGGCCTACGTCCAGTTCGTCCGCTACCAGGGCGACGATCTCGACGCCCCGATCGCAGACGAACAGGAGCTGCGGGAAAACCTGGTGAGTCTCGCCTCGCGCCTGGAACCCCTGCTGCGCAGCAACCTGCGCACGCGGCTCGTGGAAGACGGCTTCCGGGAGACCCCGCGCCCGGACTACCCGCTGGAGGCGCTGCGCGAGTTGTGCATGAACGCCCTCATGCACCGCAACTACGAGACGTCCCACGCCCCGACCCGGATCGTGTGGTTCGACGACCGGATCGAGATCACCAATCCCGGTGGGCCGTTCGGGCAGGTACGGGACGACAACTTCGACCGGGTCACCGACTACCGCAACCCGTCCCTCGCCGCGGCGCTGAAGGGGCTCGGTTACGTCAACCGGTTCGGCCGGGGCATCGGCCGGGTACGCAGGGCGCTGGAGGACAACGGCAATCCCCCCGCGGAGTTCCAGGTGGACGAATCGTCGTGGGTCGTCGTGGTCAGGAGGGCGGCATGACGTCGATCGCGCTGTTCAACAACAAGGGAGGCGTGGGCAAGACCACCCTCACCTATCACCTCGCCCACATGATCCGGCGCCTCGGCCTGAGCGTCCTGGCCGTCGACCTGGACCCCCAGGCCAACCTCACCTCCATGTGCCTGGACGAGACGGAGATCGAGGAGCTCTGGGAGAACCCCTCCGAACTCATCGACCAGGGAGCGGCGAAGGCAGGGATCCCCGGTACCGGGCGGGTGCGCAGCGGACAGACGATCGCCGACGCCGTCCGTCCCATCCTCGAAGGGGTCGGCGACATCGCGGCCGTCGAACCCGCCGAACTCCAGCCGGGCCTCTGGCTGCTGCCGGGCAGCCTCGACCTCAGCCGCTTCGAGGACAAGCTGTCCAACGAATGGTCCCGTGCCTACGCGGGTGACATCGCGGCGATCCGTACGTCCACGGCGTTCCACCGCATCATCGAGCAGGCCACACGGACCGTCGGGGCGGACGTCGTCCTCGTCGACGTCGGCCCCAACCTGGGAGCCATCAACCGAGCCGCCCTGATTTCGGCCGACACGGTACTGATGCCTTTGGCCGCGGACCTCTTCTCGCTCAAGGGCCTCAGCAACCTCGGGCCGACACTGCGCCAGTGGCGCGCCGACTGGCAGCAGCTCGTCCTGCCCAGGGTGCCCGCCGGCATCTCGGCACCCCGGGCCGAGATGCGTCCCCTCGGGTACGTCATCATGCAGCCGGAGATGCGCCTCGACCGGCCGGTCAAGGCGTACGAGCGATGGCTCAAGCGAATCCCCTGGGTCTACTCCTCGGCGGTCCTCGACGAGGCGGAGCCCACGAGGGAGGACGATCGGCACCGCATCGCGACCATGCGGAACTACAGGAGTCTGATGCCGCTGGCGCACGACGCCCGCAAGCCCATGTTCGACCTGAGGCCCGCCGACGGCGCACTGGGCAGCACCCAGCAGTACGTGAAGACCTGCTTCAGGGAGTTCCAGACCCTGTCCCGCGAGGTACTCGCGCGGATCGGTGAGCCCCCGGAGGACGCCTGCCCCCCATCCCCGACGGACCGGCACTAGCTGTTCTGCCCGAGAGGTACGGGCGGTGGACCGGCTGATCGAACCCGAAGAGGGTGAGAACCCTGCGCGCCGCTGCGTGGTCGAGGACAGCCGGCCCCTCGGCGTCATCGCGTGCCGCTGTGGTGCGTCCGCCGGGCGGCGCTTCATCGACGGGGGCGGCGTCCACCTGCGCGGCTTCAGATGCGGGATCGGCACGTCCCCGATCCCGAGGCTTCGAACCTCCGGGTTCGGCGGGGGCTTTCGCTGTACATAGGCTGACAAGACCGGTGCGGTGCACCTTGAGATTCCAGGGAGACGGCATGGACTTGCTTGCAGTCCTCGACGAAGCGGTGGCCGTTCTCAAGGCTTCTCTGGGCGACGATGACCGGGCGCAGGGCTGGACCGATGACCTCCGAAGAGAGGTGCAGGAGGAGATTTCGATCAACCGCTCGGTGCTGCGTCGCCACGGGACGGACATGGTGCGGCACCTGCGTCCTCGCTTCGACGAGTGGATGGAGCGCGAGGGCGTGCGGGCCGGACGCCTCCGGGATCTGGTGGGCGACGTGCAACGGTCGCTGACGGAGGCTCGCGCCACCGAGTGAGAACCCCCGACTGGGGCGTTCGTCGCCCGGCGTCAGTCCGCGACCAGTCCGCGGACTCCAGCGCGCACCCGCACATACGCGAAGACCCCGGCCTCAGCGTTTCCGCTGGTGACGGGGTCTTTGGGCACCTCATGCGAAGTGCCCCCGGCAGGATTCGAACCTGCGCACACGGCTCCGGAGGCCGTTGCTCTATCCCCTGAGCTACGGGGGCGTTCGCCGGTGTTTCGCGGCGACGGGAAGAACACTACCAGCTCTCGGAGGGTGCCTGTGAACAGGTATTTCCGGTGGCGAGGTGGTGGCGGGTCGCCCGCGCGGGGTGGAAGTGGCGAAAAGCCGGACGCGGGGGGTGGGCGGGACCTACTCTCGAGTTGTGTCAGGCGTCTCCGGTCGGGTGCTGGTTGTGGACGACAACCGGGTCATCCGGCAGCTGATCAGGGTCAACCTGGAGCTCGAGGGCTTCGAGGTGGTGACCGCGGCCGACGGTGCCGAGTGTCTGGAAGTCGTCCATCAGTGCCGGCCCGACATGGTCACCCTCGACATGGTCATGCCCCGCCTGGACGGGCTGAGCACCGCCGCCCGGCTGCGGGCCGACGAGCGGACCCGGCACCTGCCCGTCGCGATCATCAGTGCCTGCGACGAGGCGGAGGTGGCGAGTGGGCTGGAGGCCGGTGTCGACGCCTTCCTCTCCAAGCCCTTCGAGCCCGCCCGTCTCGTGCAGATGGTGAGGGGGCTGCTTCTGTCTTCGGGCGGCGACCGGGTCGCGGGGGAGAGGACCGGTGAGAGGACCGGCGACGGGAGAGCGGGAACCAGCCTCGGATGAGCGGGTGCGCTCGGGGGTCGGCAGGTGCGCTCGGGGATCGGGTGACCGGATGGTGAAACCGGGTCGCGTCCCCTCCCCTCCCCTCGCCTACGCTTGTCCCGTGACCCCCGCCGACCTCTCGCTCACCGTCGCGCACGCCGTCCGGCGCGCCGTCGGCGACGGGGACCTGGCCGTACGCGAGCTGCCCGGCCGCCTCACCGTCGAGCGGCCCCGCCCCGGCGGCCTCGGCGACTGGGCCACCAACGCCGCCCTCCAGCTCGCCCGCCCCTCGGGCCTGCCGCCCCGCGAGGTCGCCGAGGTGCTGCGCCGGCGGCTCCTCGACGTACCCGGCATCGCCCGCGTCGACATCACCGGGCCCGGCTTCCTCAACCTCACCCTCCGCCCCGACGCCCGCGCCGGCGTCGGGCGGCTCCTCGTCGAGCGGGTCCGCCGGGAGGGCCTGCGGTACGGATACGGGGACGCCCTCGCCGGCCTGCCCGAGGACCGGGTCCACTTCCGGGTCGCGGAAGGCGCCGGCCCGCGCGTCCGGGCCCTGACCGCTGCCGTCGCCGCCCTGCTGCGCTCCCAGGGCGCCCCCGCCCGTGTCGATGAGGGTGGCGGAGACGGTCAGCGGGGTGGCGCGGGTGACCTCGGGCATGGCGACGGCCCGCGCCTCGCCAGCCCCGGCGGTAGCCCCGGCACCCCCGGCGGTAGCCCCGGCACCCACGGCGCCAGCCCCGGCACCCACGGCGCCAGCCGCGGCGCCCGCCCCCGTGCCAGCCGCGGCGCCCACCCCGGCGTCCGCCTCCACGCCCGCCCCCCGCACTACGACCTCGCCGCCCTTCCCCCCGACGTCCGCCAGTGGGCGCTGCTCCGGCCCGCCCCGCACGACCGGGTCCTCGACGCGGCGCCCCTGCTGCGCCAGACGGAGAGCGGCAACGGCCTCTTCACCGTCCAGTACGCCCACGCCCGCTCCGCCGCCCTCCTGCGCAACGCCGCCGACCTGGGCTTCAGCGCCGCGTACGAGGACGGCCCGCACGACGCGCACCCCGGCGCCGCCGAGCTCCTCGCCGCGCTCGGCGACCACCCCGCCGTGCTCCTCGCCGCCGCCCGGCAGCACGCGCCGGACCGGCTCGCGCGGCACCTGGAGGTCCTCGCCGACGCGTTCCTCGGGTTCCAGCACACCGTGCTGCCCCTCGGTGACGAGAAACCCTCGGCCGCCCACCGCTCCCGGCTCGCCCTCGCCGAAGCCGCCGGGACGGTGCTGGCCGGCGGCCTGTCCCTGCTCGGCGTCAGCGCCCCCACCCGCCTCTGACAGCAGTGAGTGAGAGATGAGCCGTTCCGCACACCCCGCCGGGCCCCGCCACGCCGACGTCCTGCCCGAGGGCCACTACAGCGCGCCGCCCGCCGACCTCAACCACCTCGACCCGAAGGTGTGGTCCCGCACCGTGCGGCGCGGCGACGACGGCGTCCTGACCGTGGCGGGCATCCCCGTCACGGCGCTCGCCGAGGAGTTCGGCACGCCCGCGTACATCCTGGACGAGGCCGACTTCCGGGCCCGCTGCCGCGCCTGGGCCGACGCCTTCGGCGCGGACGCCGACGTCTTCTACGCCGGCAAGGCGTTCCTCTCCCGCGCCGTCGTGCGCTGGCTGCACGAGGAGGGGCTCAACCTCGACGTCTGCACCGGCGGCGAACTCGCCACCGCGCTCTCCGCCGGCATGCCCGCCGAGCGGATCGCCTTCCACGGCAACAACAAGAGCCAGGCCGAGATCCGGCGGGCCGTCGAGGCCGGTGTCGGGCGGATCGTCGTCGACTCGTTCCAGGAGATCGCGCGCGTCGCGCACACCGCGCAGTCCCTCGGCCGGCGGCAGCGCGTGCAGATCCGCGTGACGGTCGGAGTCGAGGCGCACACCCACGAGTTCATCGCCACCGCGCACGAGGACCAGAAGTTCGGGCTCGCGCTCGCCGGCGGCCAGGCCGCCGAGGCCGTGCGCCGCGCGCTGCGCCTCGACGGGCTCGAACTGGTCGGCATCCACAGCCACATCGGGTCGCAGATCTTCGACATGGCCGGCTTCGAGGTCGCCGCCCGCCGCGTGGTGTCCCTCCTCGCCGAGATCCGCGACGAGCACGGGATCGAGCTGCCCGAGATCGACCTCGGCGGCGGCCTCGGCATCGCGTACACCTCCGACGACGACCCGCGCGAGCCGCACGAGATCGCCAAGGCGCTCGGCGAGATCGTGCGCCGCGAGTGCGAGGCCGCCGGGCTCGCCACGCCGCGCATCTCCGTCGAGCCGGGCCGCGCCGTCGTGGGCCCGACGGCGTTCACCGTGTACGAGGTCGGCACGGTCAAGCCGCTGGAGGGGCTGCGTACGTACGTCTCCGTCGACGGCGGCATGTCGGACAACATCCGCACCGCGCTGTACGACGCCGAGTACAGCGTCGCCCTCGTCTCCCGCGCCTCCGACGCCGAGCCGATGCTGTGCCGGGTCGTCGGCAAGCACTGTGAGAGTGGCGACATCGTCGTACGGGACGCCTTCCTCCCCGCCGACCTCGCGCCGGGCGACCTGATCGCCGTGCCCGCGACCGGCGCGTACTGCCGTTCCATGGCCAGCAACTACAACCATGTGCTCCGCCCGCCCGTCGTGGCCGTCGCCGACGGTGCGGCGCGGGTGATCGTCCGGCGCGAGACGGAGGAAGATCTCCTGCGTCTCGATGTCGGGTGACGAAATAGATGTCTCAGGATCCGGACGGGAGGACAGAAACTCCCGTCCGGTGAGTGAGACTGGACCACCGTAGAGATACGCGGAATGACAGGAAACGAGGTCGGATGATGCGTACGCGTCCGCTGAAGGTGGCGCTGCTGGGCTGTGGTGTGGTCGGCTCAGAGGTGGCGCGCATCATGACGACGCACGCCGACGACCTCGCCGCGCGCATCGGCGCCCCGGTCGAGCTCGCCGGCGTCGCCGTCCGCCGGCCCTCCAAGGTCCGCGAGGGCATCGACCCGGAGCTGATCACCACCGACGCCACGGCGCTGGTGAAACGCGGCGACATCGACGTGGTGATCGAGGTCATCGGCGGCGTCGAACCCGCCCGCACCCTGATCACCACCGCCTTCGAGCACGGCGCCTCCGTCGTCTCCGCCAACAAGGCGCTCCTCGCCCAGGACGGCGCGGCGCTGCACGCCGCCGCCCAGGAGCACGGCCGGGACCTGTACTACGAGGCCGCCGTCGCCGGTGCGATCCCGCTCATCCGGCCGCTGCGCGAGTCCCTCGCCGGCGACAAGGTCAACCGCGTCCTCGGCATCGTCAACGGCACCACCAACTTCATCCTCGACAAGATGGACACCTCCGGCGCCGGCTACTCCGAGGCGCTGGACGAGGCGACCGCCCTCGGTTACGCGGAGGCCGACCCGACCGCCGACGTGGAGGGCTTCGACGCCGCGGCGAAGGCCGCGATCCTCGCCGGGATCGCCTTCCACACCCGTGTGCGCCTCGACGACGTGTACCGCGAGGGCATGACCGAGGTCACCGCCGCCGACTTCGCCTCCGCCAAGCGCATGGGCTGCACCATCAAGCTCCTGGCGATCTGCGAGCGGGCCGCCGACGGCGGGTCCGTCACCGCGCGCGTGCACCCCGCGATGATCCCGCTCAGCCACCCCCTGGCCTCCGTGCGCGGCGCCTACAACGCCGTGTTCGTCGAGTCCGAGGCGGCCGGGCAGCTCATGTTCTACGGTCCGGGCGCCGGCGGCTCGCCGACCGCGTCGGCCGTACTCGGCGACCTGGTCGCCGTCTGCCGCAACCGCCTCAACGATGCGACGGGCCCCGGCGACTCCGCGTACACCCAGCTGCCCGTGAGCCCCATGGGCGACGTGGTGACGCGGTACCACATCAGCCTCGACGTGGCCGACAAGCCGGGCGTGCTCGCCCAGGTCGCGACGGTCTTCGCCGAGCACGGCGTGTCGATCGACACCGTCCGCCAGCAGGGCCGGGACGTCCACAGCGGCACCGAAGGCGCCTCCGCCGAGGGCGGCGGGCGTCGGGAGGGCGGGGAGGCGAGCCTCGTCGTCGTCACCCACCGCGCGCCCGACGCCGCCCTCTCCGGGACCGTCGAGGCTCTGCGCCAGCTCGACACCGTGCGCGGTGTCGCCAGCATCATGCGTGTTGAAGGGGAGTAGAGGACCCATGACCAGCAAGGGCACCCACCAGTGGCGCGGCATCATCGAGGAGTACCGGGACCGCCTTCCGGTCACGGACGCGACGCCGGTCGTCACGCTCCGTGAGGGTGGTACGCCCCTCGTCCCCGCGCAGGTCCTCTCCGAGCGCACCGGATGCGAGGTGCACCTGAAGGTCGAGGGCGCCAACCCCACCGGTTCGTTCAAGGACCGCGGCATGACCATGGCGATCACCCGCGCCAAGGAGGAGGGCGCCAAGGCGGTCATCTGCGCCTCCACCGGCAACACCTCGGCGTCCGCCGCCGCGTACGCGGTGCGCGCGGGGATGGTCTGCGCGGTCCTCGTCCCGCAGGGCAAGATCGCGCTCGGCAAGATGGGCCAGGCGCTCGTCCACGGCGCGCGGATCCTCCAGGTCGACGGCAACTTCGACGACTGCCTGACGCTGGCCCGCTCGCTCTCCGACAACTACCCGGTCGCGCTGGTCAACTCGGTCAACCCGGTCCGCATCGAGGGCCAGAAGACCGCCGCGTTCGAGATCGTCGACATGCTCGGCGACGCCCCCGACATCCACGTGCTGCCCGTCGGCAACGCCGGGAACATCACGGCGTACTGGAAGGGGTACACCGAGTACGCCGCGGACGGCATGGCCTCGCGCACCCCGCGCATGTGGGGCTTCCAGGCGTCCGGCTCCGCGCCGCTCGTGCGCGGCGAGGTCGTCAAGGACCCGTCGACCATCGCCACCGCGATCCGCATCGGCAACCCGGCCTCCTGGAGTTACGCCCTGGCCGCGCGCGACGAGTCGGGCGGCCTCATCGACGAGGTGACGGACCGTGAGATCCTGCGCGCCTACCGGCTGTTGGCCGCGCAGGAGGGCGTCTTCGTGGAGCCCGCGTCGGCCGCGTCGGTCGCGGGCCTGCTGAAGGCCGCCGAGCAGGGCAAGGTCGATCCGGGGCAGACCATCGTCTGCACGGTCACCGGCAACGGCCTCAAGGACCCCGACTGGGCGGTCGCCGGGGCCCCGCAGCCGGTCACCGTGCCCGTCGACGCCGCCGCGGCGGCGGAGCGCCTAGGTCTGGCCTGACCCCCCGTCGCCCGCGCCCCGGTGCACGGCGCCGGGGCGCGGGCGCCCCGGGCGTACGGCCCCGGGCGTACGGCACCTCGGTGCCCGATGCTTCCGGTGGGCAGGGCTCCGGCCTCCGGTGCGGTGGTCCGGCCCCGCAGGCCGCCCCCCGCACCGGCGGGCCCGCCGACCCCGTACCGCCAGGCCCCGCGGACCCGGCACGGCCGGGGCCGGACGGCACCGGGGCCGGACGGCACCGGGG is a window encoding:
- a CDS encoding type VII secretion protein — its product is MTHGDHLMRRPYVPLPAPESVPTVDARLASALGRPQHGDSAVRRVGQSLRGLASPGTKEGGEQGRGGQEVRLPVPSGRVVAVTSIRGGVGKSTVAALLGRTFTHHRPDPVLTLEADAALGTLAVRMGAPSVRWSCGELARILTPRMDLNDITGYLVPVTDGGWLLPAGQGRVGPPLDVPTYRTVSLALRRHFAVTVVDCETLPGEVARTAMDTAHARVIVAPRTAEGVGGTRVVLDWLGALPGRRAIDSTVVVLTSNAPDMTLDLRTAVAHLREPGVTVLPLPYDRHLAQGGPIHPALLARATRDAAVELAAEALRRALRTR
- a CDS encoding ATP-binding protein, which translates into the protein MSDEDVDLAEVLGTQESAWLEFKRSPKREGRRGDAIANAVCAMANDLRGRGGGDILVGVDDQGMPVDDVDVSDQALLQLTEIRDSGLILDRPSLTVERSLYRGKPVIRIRVAASATPPVRYDGVVWVRPGPTTRKANREDERVLTERRRARDVPFDTRPLERARIEDLDLDVFRHSYLPSMVAPDVIEENGRPIGLQLSSLHLATPGGTPTTLGVLAVGLDPSSQVPGAYVQFVRYQGDDLDAPIADEQELRENLVSLASRLEPLLRSNLRTRLVEDGFRETPRPDYPLEALRELCMNALMHRNYETSHAPTRIVWFDDRIEITNPGGPFGQVRDDNFDRVTDYRNPSLAAALKGLGYVNRFGRGIGRVRRALEDNGNPPAEFQVDESSWVVVVRRAA
- a CDS encoding ParA family protein, which codes for MTSIALFNNKGGVGKTTLTYHLAHMIRRLGLSVLAVDLDPQANLTSMCLDETEIEELWENPSELIDQGAAKAGIPGTGRVRSGQTIADAVRPILEGVGDIAAVEPAELQPGLWLLPGSLDLSRFEDKLSNEWSRAYAGDIAAIRTSTAFHRIIEQATRTVGADVVLVDVGPNLGAINRAALISADTVLMPLAADLFSLKGLSNLGPTLRQWRADWQQLVLPRVPAGISAPRAEMRPLGYVIMQPEMRLDRPVKAYERWLKRIPWVYSSAVLDEAEPTREDDRHRIATMRNYRSLMPLAHDARKPMFDLRPADGALGSTQQYVKTCFREFQTLSREVLARIGEPPEDACPPSPTDRH
- a CDS encoding response regulator — translated: MEVAKSRTRGVGGTYSRVVSGVSGRVLVVDDNRVIRQLIRVNLELEGFEVVTAADGAECLEVVHQCRPDMVTLDMVMPRLDGLSTAARLRADERTRHLPVAIISACDEAEVASGLEAGVDAFLSKPFEPARLVQMVRGLLLSSGGDRVAGERTGERTGDGRAGTSLG
- the nrtL gene encoding ArgS-related anticodon-binding protein NrtL, with amino-acid sequence MTPADLSLTVAHAVRRAVGDGDLAVRELPGRLTVERPRPGGLGDWATNAALQLARPSGLPPREVAEVLRRRLLDVPGIARVDITGPGFLNLTLRPDARAGVGRLLVERVRREGLRYGYGDALAGLPEDRVHFRVAEGAGPRVRALTAAVAALLRSQGAPARVDEGGGDGQRGGAGDLGHGDGPRLASPGGSPGTPGGSPGTHGASPGTHGASRGARPRASRGAHPGVRLHARPPHYDLAALPPDVRQWALLRPAPHDRVLDAAPLLRQTESGNGLFTVQYAHARSAALLRNAADLGFSAAYEDGPHDAHPGAAELLAALGDHPAVLLAAARQHAPDRLARHLEVLADAFLGFQHTVLPLGDEKPSAAHRSRLALAEAAGTVLAGGLSLLGVSAPTRL
- the lysA gene encoding diaminopimelate decarboxylase, coding for MSRSAHPAGPRHADVLPEGHYSAPPADLNHLDPKVWSRTVRRGDDGVLTVAGIPVTALAEEFGTPAYILDEADFRARCRAWADAFGADADVFYAGKAFLSRAVVRWLHEEGLNLDVCTGGELATALSAGMPAERIAFHGNNKSQAEIRRAVEAGVGRIVVDSFQEIARVAHTAQSLGRRQRVQIRVTVGVEAHTHEFIATAHEDQKFGLALAGGQAAEAVRRALRLDGLELVGIHSHIGSQIFDMAGFEVAARRVVSLLAEIRDEHGIELPEIDLGGGLGIAYTSDDDPREPHEIAKALGEIVRRECEAAGLATPRISVEPGRAVVGPTAFTVYEVGTVKPLEGLRTYVSVDGGMSDNIRTALYDAEYSVALVSRASDAEPMLCRVVGKHCESGDIVVRDAFLPADLAPGDLIAVPATGAYCRSMASNYNHVLRPPVVAVADGAARVIVRRETEEDLLRLDVG
- a CDS encoding homoserine dehydrogenase — translated: MMRTRPLKVALLGCGVVGSEVARIMTTHADDLAARIGAPVELAGVAVRRPSKVREGIDPELITTDATALVKRGDIDVVIEVIGGVEPARTLITTAFEHGASVVSANKALLAQDGAALHAAAQEHGRDLYYEAAVAGAIPLIRPLRESLAGDKVNRVLGIVNGTTNFILDKMDTSGAGYSEALDEATALGYAEADPTADVEGFDAAAKAAILAGIAFHTRVRLDDVYREGMTEVTAADFASAKRMGCTIKLLAICERAADGGSVTARVHPAMIPLSHPLASVRGAYNAVFVESEAAGQLMFYGPGAGGSPTASAVLGDLVAVCRNRLNDATGPGDSAYTQLPVSPMGDVVTRYHISLDVADKPGVLAQVATVFAEHGVSIDTVRQQGRDVHSGTEGASAEGGGRREGGEASLVVVTHRAPDAALSGTVEALRQLDTVRGVASIMRVEGE
- the thrC gene encoding threonine synthase; this encodes MTSKGTHQWRGIIEEYRDRLPVTDATPVVTLREGGTPLVPAQVLSERTGCEVHLKVEGANPTGSFKDRGMTMAITRAKEEGAKAVICASTGNTSASAAAYAVRAGMVCAVLVPQGKIALGKMGQALVHGARILQVDGNFDDCLTLARSLSDNYPVALVNSVNPVRIEGQKTAAFEIVDMLGDAPDIHVLPVGNAGNITAYWKGYTEYAADGMASRTPRMWGFQASGSAPLVRGEVVKDPSTIATAIRIGNPASWSYALAARDESGGLIDEVTDREILRAYRLLAAQEGVFVEPASAASVAGLLKAAEQGKVDPGQTIVCTVTGNGLKDPDWAVAGAPQPVTVPVDAAAAAERLGLA